One genomic segment of Gottschalkia acidurici 9a includes these proteins:
- the pepT gene encoding peptidase T, which translates to MEKIVERFTRYIAIDTKSDESSESCPSTPGQLELGKLLVEELKELGLKDVKQDENGYIYATLKSNIDKKVPTIGFIAHLDTSPSLDGKCINPNILLYEDGDIKLNDQYTMTVKEFPFLEELKGKEIITTDGTTLLGADDKAGVAAIMDAVEYLIKHPEVKHGDIKIGFTPDEEIGRGADLFDVKGFNADFAYTIDGGPVGELEYENFNAASVKIEIQGKNVHPGTAKDIMVNSLRVAMEIENMLPVNQKPEYTEMYEGFYLLDSMSGSVDYTVSNYIIRDHSIDKFEEKKEYLKKIVELLNHKYDNIINMEIKDSYYNMKEKIEPHMEIVELAKSSMIELGIEPIIKPIRGGTDGARLSYMGLPCPNIFTGGYNFHGRFELIPTESMKLASNLIIKIIENNAK; encoded by the coding sequence ATGGAAAAAATAGTTGAAAGATTTACTAGATATATAGCTATAGATACAAAATCTGATGAAAGTAGTGAAAGTTGTCCAAGTACACCTGGGCAATTAGAACTTGGAAAGCTATTAGTAGAAGAGTTGAAAGAATTAGGACTTAAGGATGTAAAACAGGATGAGAATGGTTATATATATGCTACACTTAAGTCCAATATAGATAAAAAGGTACCGACAATAGGTTTCATTGCTCACTTAGATACTAGTCCTAGCTTAGATGGTAAATGTATAAATCCTAATATACTTCTATACGAGGATGGAGATATAAAACTAAATGATCAATATACTATGACAGTAAAAGAGTTTCCTTTCCTAGAAGAGCTTAAAGGAAAAGAAATCATTACAACAGATGGTACAACTTTACTAGGTGCAGATGATAAGGCGGGAGTAGCTGCAATTATGGATGCCGTTGAATATTTAATTAAACATCCAGAAGTTAAACATGGAGATATTAAAATAGGTTTTACGCCAGACGAAGAAATAGGTAGAGGAGCAGACTTATTTGATGTAAAGGGTTTTAATGCAGACTTTGCTTATACTATAGATGGAGGGCCTGTTGGTGAGTTGGAGTATGAAAACTTTAATGCTGCAAGTGTAAAGATAGAAATTCAAGGTAAAAATGTTCATCCAGGAACAGCAAAAGATATTATGGTTAATTCACTTAGAGTGGCTATGGAGATTGAAAATATGTTACCAGTAAATCAGAAACCAGAATATACCGAAATGTATGAAGGTTTCTATTTATTAGATTCAATGTCTGGAAGTGTAGACTATACTGTTTCTAACTATATTATTAGAGATCATTCAATAGATAAATTTGAGGAGAAGAAAGAATATTTAAAAAAAATAGTAGAACTTTTAAATCACAAGTATGACAATATAATTAATATGGAAATAAAAGATAGTTACTACAATATGAAAGAAAAGATTGAACCGCATATGGAGATTGTTGAATTAGCTAAAAGTTCTATGATAGAGCTTGGAATAGAACCTATTATTAAGCCTATAAGAGGTGGAACAGATGGTGCAAGACTTTCATATATGGGTTTACCATGCCCTAATATTTTCACAGGTGGATACAACTTTCATGGAAGGTTTGAATTGATACCTACAGAATCTATGAAATTGGCATCAAACTTAATTATAAAAATTATTGAGAATAATGCTAAATAG
- a CDS encoding SDR family NAD(P)-dependent oxidoreductase: MGKNNDKTKYSGGAYVLLKDKVAVITGAASGFGKEASLLFSKQGAKIVAVDYDVAGEKVVEEIKKNGCEAIFVKADVSSDEDVKNFIDKAIQQFGKIDILFNNAGVYVPGKADELSESDWDRVININLKSVYLVSKYAVPHMKTNNEGVIINTASAAGIIGFPDAISYAASKGGVVSLTKAMAVDYAQHNIRVNCICPGTGETGMTKDVLENKELREMFLAPIPLKRFGQVEDIANAALFLASDLSSYLTGVVLPVDGGWTVA; the protein is encoded by the coding sequence ATGGGTAAAAATAATGACAAAACAAAATATTCTGGAGGTGCTTATGTGTTACTAAAAGATAAGGTTGCTGTTATCACTGGTGCGGCATCAGGATTTGGAAAAGAAGCATCATTACTATTCTCTAAGCAAGGTGCAAAAATAGTAGCAGTGGATTACGATGTGGCTGGCGAAAAAGTAGTAGAAGAAATCAAGAAAAATGGTTGTGAAGCAATATTTGTAAAAGCAGATGTATCATCAGATGAAGATGTTAAAAACTTTATTGATAAAGCAATACAACAATTTGGAAAGATAGATATACTTTTCAATAATGCTGGGGTATATGTCCCTGGAAAAGCTGATGAACTTTCTGAAAGTGATTGGGATAGAGTAATAAATATAAATTTGAAAAGCGTGTATTTAGTAAGTAAATATGCAGTTCCACATATGAAAACAAATAATGAAGGAGTAATAATAAATACTGCTTCAGCTGCTGGAATTATTGGCTTCCCAGATGCTATATCTTATGCTGCATCTAAAGGTGGAGTTGTTTCTTTAACTAAAGCTATGGCGGTGGATTATGCTCAACATAACATTAGAGTAAACTGTATTTGTCCAGGTACTGGTGAAACTGGAATGACCAAAGATGTACTTGAGAATAAAGAACTAAGAGAAATGTTTTTAGCACCCATACCATTAAAAAGGTTTGGTCAAGTAGAAGATATAGCAAATGCAGCGCTTTTCTTAGCATCTGATTTATCTTCATATTTAACAGGAGTTGTTCTTCCTGTAGATGGTGGATGGACTGTAGCATAA
- a CDS encoding VanZ family protein encodes MNKKRHNLLVTLLLIYTIVIIYFMFFGFGRLQASSTILGYRFSIIPTRIPLWYPKELSLLWFFSLGNLLAFVPFGILIPMIFDTKYYKFIFVFLIFILSLEILQMITYLGSFDTEDIIINSIGATIGFLSYKISNKFKLVSQKTISTLFLILILSFTMINFAEIFNKFISYT; translated from the coding sequence ATGAATAAAAAAAGACACAATTTATTAGTAACATTATTACTAATTTATACAATTGTTATAATCTATTTTATGTTCTTTGGATTTGGTAGACTGCAGGCAAGTAGCACTATTCTAGGATATCGTTTTTCGATAATTCCTACAAGAATACCATTATGGTATCCGAAGGAATTGTCACTTTTGTGGTTTTTTAGTTTAGGTAATCTATTAGCTTTTGTGCCTTTTGGAATACTAATACCTATGATATTTGATACTAAATATTATAAATTTATATTTGTTTTTTTGATTTTCATATTATCATTAGAAATTCTTCAAATGATAACATATCTTGGTAGTTTTGATACGGAAGATATAATTATAAACTCAATAGGAGCTACTATAGGCTTTTTATCATACAAAATAAGTAATAAGTTTAAACTAGTATCACAAAAAACAATCAGTACTTTATTTTTAATTTTGATTTTATCTTTTACAATGATTAATTTTGCAGAGATTTTTAATAAATTTATATCCTATACTTAA
- a CDS encoding D-alanyl-D-alanine carboxypeptidase family protein, whose translation MIAYRSKNETKKRKIRGDLLIICICITVLLLLNSVMANDLYNNLYSSNAILISLDDNEVLIDKSSNKRIYPASLTKIMTAILAIENLPNLNEKIYLSEDMFQELYSQGASMAGFLPNESVQAIDLIYGVLLPSGAESCIGLANAISGSEKNYVRLMNEKAKELGMKNTHFTNSTGLHDINHYSSVSDIAILLKYALQNDTFREVYTSKSHTTQATNLQPNGITLQSTMFKHMDTEEINNGIIEGGKTGYTEQAKLCLASLAKIDDKEYILVTANADGNPYTKQFNIFDAFTAYNQVSQNNVSLKYQK comes from the coding sequence ATGATAGCTTATAGATCAAAGAACGAAACCAAAAAGAGAAAAATAAGAGGTGATCTTTTAATAATATGTATATGTATTACAGTATTACTTTTATTAAATAGTGTAATGGCTAATGACTTATATAATAATCTATATAGTTCAAATGCCATTCTTATATCTTTAGATGATAATGAAGTATTAATAGATAAATCAAGTAATAAAAGAATTTATCCAGCATCTCTTACAAAGATTATGACGGCAATATTAGCGATTGAAAATCTACCTAATTTAAATGAAAAGATTTATTTGTCAGAAGATATGTTTCAAGAATTGTACTCTCAAGGTGCTTCTATGGCAGGTTTCTTACCGAATGAAAGTGTACAAGCAATTGATTTAATTTACGGAGTACTATTACCTTCTGGTGCAGAAAGCTGTATTGGATTAGCTAATGCAATTTCAGGATCAGAAAAAAACTATGTGAGGTTAATGAATGAAAAGGCTAAAGAACTAGGAATGAAGAATACTCATTTTACAAACTCTACAGGATTACATGATATTAATCATTATAGTAGTGTAAGTGATATAGCAATACTACTAAAATATGCATTACAGAATGATACATTTAGAGAAGTATATACATCAAAAAGTCACACGACACAAGCTACTAATCTTCAACCTAATGGGATTACTCTTCAAAGTACAATGTTTAAACATATGGATACAGAAGAGATAAATAACGGAATTATTGAAGGTGGAAAAACTGGTTATACAGAACAAGCTAAACTATGTCTTGCTAGCTTAGCAAAAATAGATGATAAGGAGTATATTTTAGTAACAGCTAATGCAGATGGAAACCCCTATACAAAGCAATTCAATATTTTTGATGCATTCACTGCCTATAACCAAGTTTCTCAAAATAATGTCTCTTTAAAATATCAAAAATAG
- a CDS encoding 4Fe-4S binding protein, which translates to MDKRIITQIIATITTNANINGFLNGTIYKGNTKKLCVPGLNCYSCPGAMGSCPIGSLQAVMGTIRYNFSLYVIGFMSLFGVIFGRFICGWLCPFGFIQDLLYKIPSKKINVSKKVNNVLKYFKYIILALFVIIFPMFLVNEFGTSPPYFCQYICPAGTLEGGIPLISQNESLRGALGYLFVWKMFLLILTIVSSILIYRPFCRFVCPLGAFYSLFNKISFYKYEVDKTKCTSCSACTHKCKMNIEVYKNPNSPECIRCGECIKTCPTKSIKKGFKF; encoded by the coding sequence TTGGATAAGAGAATAATAACACAAATTATTGCGACTATAACTACTAATGCAAATATAAACGGATTTCTAAACGGTACTATCTATAAAGGAAATACAAAAAAACTATGTGTTCCAGGTCTAAACTGTTACTCTTGTCCAGGAGCCATGGGATCTTGTCCAATAGGTTCTTTACAGGCTGTTATGGGAACAATAAGGTATAATTTTTCACTATATGTAATTGGATTTATGTCTTTATTCGGTGTAATATTTGGGAGATTTATATGTGGATGGTTATGTCCATTTGGCTTTATTCAGGACTTACTATATAAGATACCTTCTAAAAAGATAAATGTGAGTAAAAAGGTAAACAATGTGCTTAAATACTTTAAATATATCATACTAGCACTGTTTGTTATAATCTTTCCTATGTTTTTAGTAAATGAATTTGGAACAAGTCCTCCATATTTTTGTCAATATATATGCCCTGCAGGAACGCTAGAAGGTGGAATACCACTAATTTCACAAAATGAATCTTTAAGAGGGGCCTTAGGATATTTATTTGTTTGGAAGATGTTTTTATTAATTTTAACGATTGTATCATCGATACTTATATATAGACCATTTTGTAGATTTGTATGTCCATTAGGAGCATTCTACTCACTATTTAATAAAATAAGTTTTTATAAGTATGAAGTAGACAAAACCAAGTGTACAAGCTGTAGCGCATGTACACACAAGTGCAAGATGAATATAGAAGTTTATAAAAATCCTAATAGTCCTGAATGCATTAGATGTGGAGAATGTATAAAAACATGTCCTACGAAATCTATAAAAAAAGGATTTAAATTTTAA
- a CDS encoding CD1871A family CXXC motif-containing protein, with amino-acid sequence MNVDKFNRKVRYGMLIMSIIFIFTGIYRDEVRIVLKKAINICLECIGIG; translated from the coding sequence ATGAATGTAGATAAATTCAACAGAAAAGTAAGATATGGAATGTTAATTATGAGCATTATATTTATTTTTACTGGAATATACAGAGATGAAGTAAGAATTGTATTAAAAAAGGCAATAAACATATGTTTGGAGTGTATAGGAATTGGATAA
- a CDS encoding TlpA disulfide reductase family protein, with amino-acid sequence MKRKILITLIAGVLSISMVACDKSKEENSKQTKSETKKAETVQDETLRRFEDIGVEFSVPSKWKSKAQNIDAYATQAEENIEGQMIVSFIPDETMEKARKLSEEADKIPETDKEKIKKAADEIMDLTKEFKELWTVAVIDKGKEEGKLQKELFAKYKNKDLMGKEDNLEFYLLYNDTLDTNGLSEKSKKEYEEIHGEIKEFKSLIKTFKPVTEQEKLSENKKLEFNAKTLDGKKIDSSILKDSKLTMVNIWATYCGPCIKEMPDLQKLYEEVKDENINILGIVSDTPDPDNEELAKQIVSKKGVKFANIIPDEKLMNGILQDVSGVPTTFFVDSEGNIIGEFVVGAKNKDGYMKEIQDRLKSIK; translated from the coding sequence ATGAAAAGAAAAATCTTAATAACCTTAATAGCGGGAGTACTTTCTATATCAATGGTAGCGTGTGATAAATCTAAGGAAGAAAATTCAAAGCAAACCAAAAGTGAAACTAAAAAAGCAGAAACCGTACAAGATGAAACATTAAGAAGATTTGAAGATATAGGAGTTGAGTTTAGTGTACCTAGCAAGTGGAAGAGTAAAGCACAAAATATAGATGCATATGCAACCCAAGCAGAAGAAAATATAGAAGGACAAATGATAGTTAGTTTCATACCTGATGAGACTATGGAGAAAGCACGAAAATTAAGTGAAGAAGCAGACAAAATTCCAGAAACAGATAAAGAAAAAATCAAAAAAGCTGCAGATGAAATTATGGATTTAACTAAGGAATTTAAAGAGTTATGGACTGTAGCAGTTATAGATAAGGGTAAAGAAGAGGGTAAACTTCAGAAAGAGTTATTTGCAAAATATAAAAATAAAGACTTAATGGGAAAAGAAGATAATCTTGAATTTTACTTACTATATAATGATACTCTTGATACTAATGGCTTATCAGAAAAGTCTAAGAAAGAATATGAAGAAATACATGGAGAAATTAAAGAATTTAAAAGCTTGATTAAGACATTTAAGCCAGTAACAGAACAGGAAAAATTAAGTGAAAATAAGAAACTTGAATTTAATGCTAAAACTCTAGATGGTAAGAAAATAGACAGTAGTATTTTAAAAGATAGTAAACTTACGATGGTAAATATATGGGCTACATATTGTGGACCATGTATAAAAGAAATGCCTGATCTTCAAAAGCTTTATGAGGAAGTTAAGGATGAGAATATTAATATCCTTGGTATCGTTTCAGATACACCGGATCCAGATAATGAAGAACTAGCTAAACAAATTGTATCAAAAAAAGGTGTAAAGTTTGCCAATATTATTCCAGATGAAAAGCTTATGAATGGTATATTACAAGACGTTTCAGGAGTTCCAACTACGTTCTTTGTTGATAGTGAAGGTAATATCATTGGAGAGTTTGTAGTAGGTGCTAAGAATAAAGACGGATATATGAAAGAAATTCAAGATAGATTAAAAAGTATAAAGTAG
- a CDS encoding D-alanyl-D-alanine carboxypeptidase family protein, producing the protein MRSRRQRHNEKKSKIKLTLLMICIFFTICIAALFMLNHSTNKNNLETEITEEKQKVRSYDKINQDVAYDIHSSNAILISLDDNEILLDKSGDERVYPASLTKIMTAIVAIENLPNLNQKIHLEKDMFDELYTQGASMAGFLPNESVEAIDLIYGVLLPSGAESCIGLANEISDSEKDYVRLMNEKAQELGMKNTHFTNSTGLHNERHYSTVSDIAILLEYALQDDTFREIYTSKSHTAQGTNLQPDGVTLQSTMFKHMDTDELNNGTIEGGKTGYTQEAKLCLASLANIDGKEYILVTANADGSPQTEQFNILDAFTVYNQISDSSDY; encoded by the coding sequence ATGAGATCACGTAGACAAAGACACAATGAGAAAAAGAGCAAGATAAAGCTTACTCTTCTAATGATATGTATATTTTTTACAATATGTATAGCGGCTTTATTTATGTTAAATCACTCAACAAATAAAAATAACCTTGAAACAGAAATAACTGAAGAAAAACAAAAAGTAAGGTCTTACGATAAAATTAATCAGGATGTAGCTTATGATATACATAGTTCAAACGCCATTCTTATTTCTTTAGATGATAATGAAATATTATTGGATAAATCAGGTGATGAAAGAGTTTATCCTGCATCTCTTACAAAAATTATGACAGCTATAGTAGCAATTGAAAATCTACCTAATCTAAATCAAAAGATTCATCTAGAGAAAGATATGTTTGATGAACTATACACACAAGGTGCTTCTATGGCAGGTTTCTTACCAAATGAAAGTGTAGAAGCAATTGATTTAATTTACGGAGTATTACTGCCTTCTGGCGCAGAAAGTTGTATTGGATTAGCTAACGAAATTTCAGACTCAGAAAAAGATTATGTTAGGTTAATGAATGAAAAGGCTCAAGAGCTAGGAATGAAGAATACTCACTTTACAAATTCTACAGGACTACATAATGAAAGACATTATAGTACTGTAAGTGATATTGCAATCCTGCTGGAATATGCATTACAAGATGATACATTTAGAGAAATATATACATCAAAAAGCCATACAGCACAGGGGACTAATCTTCAACCTGATGGAGTTACTTTACAAAGTACAATGTTCAAACATATGGATACAGATGAGCTGAATAATGGAACCATTGAAGGTGGAAAAACCGGTTATACACAAGAGGCTAAGTTATGCCTTGCTAGTTTAGCAAATATAGATGGCAAGGAATATATTCTGGTTACTGCTAATGCAGACGGAAGTCCTCAAACGGAGCAGTTCAATATTCTAGATGCATTTACTGTGTATAACCAAATTTCTGATAGTAGTGACTATTGA
- a CDS encoding sensor histidine kinase, whose amino-acid sequence MVIKLKAKRTRKNDYLAFKRKISFKVLMLILASVGFLILLSIGLRGHFGNWIVNFLKDTFYLSDSDAVIIHQYVFRNNINEIMLGSCVVFFLIIFRFAISWVTKYFDEIDRGMDILVSGSDGDIELSPEMSSMETKLNMCKHILEKRERDAKQAEQRKNDLVVYLAHDIKTPLTSVIGYLDLMSEIPDMPIEQRAKYMEITLEKASRLEKLINEFFEITRYNLQAIVLEKKDFNLSYMLFQMADEFYPMLSEKKQEVIVNAEDNIMLCGDPDKLARVFNNVFKNAIAYGYENSEVTIDVKKQSQNAIITFKNYGKSIPQQKLNSIFEKFYRIDESRGTETGNAGLGLAIAKEIITLHEGEIYAESNDDYTTFYIKIPGVINN is encoded by the coding sequence TTGGTTATAAAATTGAAGGCTAAAAGAACAAGAAAAAATGACTACTTAGCATTTAAACGGAAAATATCCTTTAAAGTATTAATGCTTATCTTAGCAAGTGTTGGATTTTTAATATTATTAAGTATAGGATTAAGAGGTCATTTTGGAAATTGGATTGTAAATTTTTTAAAGGATACATTTTATTTATCTGACTCAGATGCAGTGATTATTCATCAATATGTATTTCGTAATAATATAAATGAAATTATGTTGGGGTCATGCGTTGTTTTTTTCTTAATTATATTTAGATTTGCTATCTCTTGGGTGACAAAATACTTTGATGAGATAGACAGGGGAATGGATATTTTAGTGAGTGGTTCAGACGGAGATATTGAATTATCACCAGAGATGAGCTCTATGGAAACTAAGTTAAATATGTGTAAGCATATTTTAGAAAAGAGAGAAAGAGATGCTAAACAGGCAGAGCAAAGAAAGAATGATTTAGTTGTTTATTTAGCACATGATATAAAAACTCCTCTTACTTCAGTTATTGGATATTTGGATTTAATGTCAGAGATACCCGATATGCCTATTGAACAAAGAGCAAAGTACATGGAAATTACTTTAGAAAAGGCAAGTAGACTTGAAAAACTTATTAATGAATTTTTTGAAATTACTAGATATAATCTTCAAGCCATTGTATTAGAGAAAAAAGATTTTAATTTATCTTATATGCTGTTTCAAATGGCTGATGAATTTTATCCAATGCTTTCTGAAAAAAAGCAAGAAGTTATAGTAAATGCAGAAGATAATATTATGCTTTGTGGTGATCCAGATAAACTAGCAAGAGTATTTAATAATGTATTTAAAAATGCAATTGCATATGGTTATGAAAATAGTGAAGTTACAATAGATGTGAAGAAACAATCGCAGAATGCCATTATAACTTTTAAAAATTATGGAAAAAGTATTCCACAGCAAAAATTGAACAGCATATTTGAAAAGTTTTATAGGATAGATGAATCTAGAGGAACAGAAACTGGTAATGCTGGTTTAGGCCTTGCTATTGCTAAAGAAATTATAACTCTACATGAAGGTGAAATTTATGCGGAGAGCAATGACGACTATACTACATTCTATATAAAAATACCGGGAGTAATCAATAACTAA
- the vanR gene encoding VanR-ABDEGLN family response regulator transcription factor, translated as MTAKILVVEDEKEIANLIELYLKNENFIVFKCYTGAEAIKVIENEQLDMAILDIMLPDIDGFSICQKIRASYNFPIIMLTAKDEELDKITGLTLGADDYITKPFRPLELVARVKAQLRRFTKYNQLNKSQKENIISIGGLIVDKDTHECFLNEKSLSLTPTEFSILWVLCENKGQVVSSDELFRKVWGEKYFTNNNNTIMVHIRHLREKMNDSAENPKYIKTVWGVGYKIEG; from the coding sequence ATGACTGCTAAAATATTAGTAGTTGAAGATGAAAAAGAAATAGCTAACTTAATTGAATTATACTTAAAAAATGAGAACTTTATAGTATTTAAGTGCTATACAGGAGCAGAGGCGATAAAAGTTATAGAAAATGAACAGTTAGATATGGCTATTTTAGACATCATGCTTCCAGATATAGATGGATTTTCAATATGCCAAAAAATAAGAGCTTCTTACAACTTTCCAATTATAATGTTAACTGCAAAAGATGAAGAGTTAGACAAGATTACAGGATTGACACTAGGTGCAGATGATTATATTACAAAGCCATTTAGACCACTAGAATTAGTAGCAAGGGTAAAGGCACAGTTAAGAAGATTTACAAAGTATAATCAATTAAATAAATCTCAAAAAGAAAATATAATTTCTATAGGAGGATTAATAGTAGATAAAGATACTCATGAATGCTTCTTAAATGAAAAATCATTATCCTTAACTCCGACAGAGTTTTCAATTCTATGGGTATTATGTGAAAATAAAGGACAAGTTGTAAGCTCTGATGAATTGTTTAGGAAAGTTTGGGGAGAGAAATACTTTACTAACAATAATAACACTATTATGGTTCATATTAGGCATCTAAGAGAAAAAATGAATGATTCTGCTGAGAATCCTAAATATATCAAAACTGTATGGGGAGTTGGTTATAAAATTGAAGGCTAA